The Pontibacter sp. SGAir0037 DNA segment TGGTTTCAAGTTAAAAATTTAAAAGTCAGAAGGTCTTTCACCTCCCCTTCCCCACCCAAAAAAAGCAGGGAAATGTAATTCTTCCACAGCATTTAGAAATGCAGCTATAGCCCAAACATCCTGTATGTACACTATAGTATAAAATAGTAATGCTGTACTCCTCTCAATTTTCAGGAGGGGGCAGCGGGAGGCTATTCTGCAAAGCCCAGCTTAATCAGGCAAAACGCGGCATAATTGATCATGTCCCGATAGTTAGCGTCCACTCCCTCCGAGATTAACGTTTGCCCCTGGTTATCTTCAATCTGCTTGGTGCGGTACAGCTTCATCAGGATAATATCCGTGATAGAGCTTACCCGCATATCACGCCATGCCTCCCCATAATCGTGGTTTTTGGCATTTAGCAATTGAATATTCGCCTCAATATGCTTGGTGTATAGCCGCTCCACCTCTTCCGCTGGCAACGTAAGTTCAGGGTTTTCCTGCAGTTCCAGCTGCATCAGGGCAATTATGCAGTAGTTGATAATACCAACAAACTCCGATGAAATGTCATCTTCTACCAGCTGCACTCCTTTCTCCTGGATAGAGCGGATACGCTGGGCCTTAATGAAGATCTGATCGGTGATAGAAGGCAACCGCAGCACACGCCAGGCGGTGCCGTAGTCTTTGGTTTTCTTTACAAATGTATCTTTGCAACGGTTTACAACCCGATTATATTCCTGGAGCGTTTGACTAATCAACTTTTTAGCTTTAATTTTAACTCGATAGACTGAGATGCCAACATTGAACCCGAAAGATAAGCTTTTTCAAAAAAAAAGCACACTTAACAGCCGCGGAAATATCCTTTCCCTCGACACACCGCTGGTGATGGGCATTCTCAACACAACCCCTGATTCTTTTTATTCCGGCAGCCGCCTCGGCTCCATTAACGAAGTGCTCGAAAGAGCAGCCTCTATGCTGGCTGATGGCGCTGATATACTGGATATCGGCGGCTACTCTTCTCGCCCTGGTGCTGCCGATGTGCCTGTAGAAGAAGAACTGGCACGTGTTATTCCCGCAACCGAAGCTATTCTGAAAGAGTTTCCGGATACCATTATCTCCATTGATACGTTTAGGGCTAGAGTAGCAGCAGAAGCCGTTAAAGCTGGTGCTGCCGTTATTAACGACATTTCGGGCGGTACACTGGATGAGGCTATGTTTGAAACCATTGCACAATTGCAGGTTCCCTACATTCTGATGCACATGCGTGGCACGCCCCAGACAATGGCAAGTCTGGCAAATTATGATGATGTGGTGCTGGAGGTAACGGATGAATTACAGGTAAAAGTGGCAAAACTAAAGCAATTAGGCGTGAAAGATATTATCTTAGACCCGGGCTTCGGATTTGCAAAAACGATAGACCATAATTTTAAGTTACTGAACCGCCTGGAGGAACTTAGGGTACTCGAACTGCCTTTATTAGTAGGAGTGTCGCGCAAATCTATGACGTACAAGTTCCTGGGCATAGACCAGTCAGAAGCTTTGGCGGGCACTATTGCTTTAAACACAATGGCTCTTATGAAAGGAGCCGACATTTTGCGGGTACACGACGTAAAAGAAACAAAACAAACTATAGAACTATACAAGAAAACTACGCTTTGATTCCTTTATTTGCCATAGGGTTTTTAGAAATTGAGCTGCTCGATATTATAGACATCCTGCTCGTTACAGTGCTGCTGTACCAATTGTACAAGCTCTTAACAGGTAGTGTGGCACTTAAAATTTTTCTGGGGCTGCTTTCTATCTACCTGCTCTATTTGGTGGTAAGGGCAGCAGGAATGGAGTTGCTCAGTATTATCCTGGGCCAGTTTATGGGTGTAGGTGTACTGGCAGCAATTATCGTGTTCCAGCCCGAAATCAGGCGTTTTCTGTTGCTGATTGGCAAAACAACCGCTTTTAACAACGACCGCTTTTTCCGGGGCTTCCCCTGGCGGCGCGAGCAGGCCGAAAAGCTTAGCCTTACACCTTTTATCGAAGCTGCCAAAACCCTGGCAGGCAAAAACACGGGAGCGCTTATTGTGTTTGCCAAAAGCTCGGAGCTGAAATACTATGCTGAGTCAGGCGACTTGATTGATGCTGTTATCTCGAAGCGACTGCTTATGTCTATCTTTAACAAGACAAGCCCGCTGCACGATGGCGCTGTTATTATTTCCGGTAATCGCATAAAAGCGGCCCGTTGCATTTTGCCTGTAACGGAGAACAATGATATACCAGCCTCCATGGGTCTGCGCCACCGTGCCGCTATTGGTTTAACAGAAGTAACAGATAGTATTGTGTTAGTGGTATCAGAGGAAACAGGACAAATTGCTTTAGTTCGAAATGGGGAGGTGTTTCGAAATCTTTCTTCTGCAGATCTCCGCCTTAAGCTAAACCAGTTCCTGTTCGATACAGAGCAAAAGCCAGCAGCTTCTTCGTCTACTGAGAAATCAATTAATGCTGCCTGATATTACCCGTTAAAAAGCACTAGTTAATAGCTTTCAGAGGTCATAGCTGTCATTATTCCTCCTTAATCTTTCCTTTCCCTCTCCATTCCCCGTACCTTTGCAGTAGATTAGTTTTTGATTTTTAGAGATAGAAATAAGATGATGACCAGGAGACCAAGACGTAATCGCCAGTCGGAGGTGATTCGCAACATGGTACAGGAAAATAACCTGACCATGAACGACTTTATATTACCTGTTTTTATAGTAGAAGGTCAGAACCAACGCATCGAGATTGCCTCGATGCCTGGAGTAAACCGCTTTTCGATAGATACTTTACTTGAAGAAATAAACTCCTGCGTAGAGTTAGGGATAAAAGCTTTCGCTCCATTTGGTGCCATACCAGAAAACCTGAAGGATAAGATGGCAACCGAAAGCCATAATCCTGAAGGATTATATGTAAGGGCCATCCGTGAGATCAAGAAGAACTTTCCGGATGTGGTACTCATGACCGATGTGGCCATGGACCCTTATAGCTCCGACGGGCACGATGGCATTGTAATGAACGGTGAAATCTTAAATGATGAAACGTTAGAGGTATTAGGCAAAATGGCTCTGGCCCAAGCACAAGCCGGCGCCGATATTGTAGGCCCATCTGATATGATGGACGGACGAGTAGGCCATATCCGCAAAGTGCTGGATGTAAACGGTTTTCAGAAAGTAGGCATTATGTCTTATACGGCCAAGTATGCCAGCGCCTTTTACGGCCCGTTCCGCGATGCCCTGGACTCTGCGCCTAAGAGCGGCGATAAAAAAACGTACCAGATGAACACGGCTAACAGCCGCGAGGCCTTGATAGAGGCCGCTTTGGATACAGAAGAGGGAGCGGACTACCTGATGGTGAAACCTGCTTTATCGTACCTGGATATCATTAAGCTGCTGCGCGATAATTCTAATTTACCCATTGCTGCCTATAATATAAGCGGAGAGTATGCTATGGTAAAAGCAGCAGCTCAAAAAGGATGGATCGACGGGGAAAAAGCTATGGTGGAGATATTAATGAGCATCAAGAGAGCCGGTGCCGACATTATCCTGACCTACTTTGCAAAAGAATTTGCGCAGTACTTGAGAAAATAAGTTTAAGGTTGCTATAAAAAATGGCGCCACCCAGAAGGTGGCGCTATTCCTATAACTAATCTAACTTTATTACTTTAAAAAATCTTCATTATCTGCTTTTCTCCAGCAGGTAAGACAGTGTTACCGATCTGTTGTTGATCTTGGTATACTTAAAATCATCTCCTCCTTTAAAGGAAGCTCCTTTCAGATTTATAGGATCAGCTATTTCGGCATATTTAAAATTGGCCATGCCGTTAAAAGCCGCGTTTCCAAAATCTACTCCTTCAGGAAATTTTGCATATTTAAAATCGGCCTCGCTACCGAATGTTGCCTGGTTAAAATTTACAGCTACCGGAAAGGTTACATACTTAAAGTTGGCATAGTTGTTAAACCTTACTTTGCTAAAGTTTATGCTTCCAGAAAATTTGCTGTACTTAAATAAGGCTTCCTCTGCAAACCTACTTCCTGCAAAAGAAGCCGTACCGTTAAAATGAGAATATTTAAGAGCACTCTTCTTTTTAAACTCACAGTTCTCGAAGCGCACCTCTTTTTCAAAATCGGTATTATATACCTCATCCGAAGAATTACCTAATAAATTAAAGCTGCCACTTCCTGAGTTTTCATAAGCCAGCACATCTCCTCTAAATGTGCAGTTTACAAAAGAAACAGGCGCAACTACTGTACTGATATATTCGTTGGAGCCCTTCTTCTTTAACTTCATGTTCTCCAGTCTCGTCATGTTTAAATCGCCGATAATTTCTGCATCTCTGTAAGACACAGCCTCACCTCGGTTTATTTTATCTAAGACCTCTGAAGCATTTACTTTAGTTTGTGCCATTGAAAGTAATGGCAGCAGCGCAAATGCCAGTAGTAGATATAACGACTTTTTCATAGGATCAAGTATATATAGGGTAGAATTAATTATTACCGAAGCAAGACAGGCTATAAATTATTTAACCTGCTTAACCTAAAGATGAAGTTAACATGGCAAAGGTTGCCTCAGGTATAAAATTTTTATTTTGATAAGAGGTTATTAATCCTGCAACAGGCACGTATCAATTGGCTGAATTTAGCACCTGTGAAGGCTATTATAGCGCAAGGAAGTTTCTACAAGGCATTAAATTTACTCAGGTAAGCTTTTCCGCTTTACAGTGGAGGTTCCTCAGCAGCGCCGGGTGCGCAGAAATAACTTAATGTGGCATGTTAAATTACTCCTGCTTACACCCCTAAAGCGTGCTTTGGTTTTTCATAGTTTTATTTAGTGCGGTAATACTGCTGTATGCAAAATGCCGAAGCAGTATAGAAGAATGTAGTACTGGAACAATGTGGTGGCTCAGCTGCTGGCTTTACAACAGGATTGCAAGGTCTATTACTGCACGACAGGAGCTGCAGGTGCGGCAGGTGCGGCTGGTGCTTCTATGGGAGAGACGTTCTCCATCACACTCTGATCTCCCCGATACACTCTTGCAACACCCAGCAATATGGTAATGAATAGTAGTACGGCAACTAACAGCCCTAACAGGAGTTTATTACTTGTGTTCATTTTTCTTCTTTTTACAGTTATGAAATTAACCAATACCTATCGCGCTACACAGCACCCTCGTTAGACCATGCTTGCGCATACTTCTTCAGGTCCTCAATTGTAAGCCCCAGTAACTGCATGGTTCTGAAGAAAACAGGTAATTCTTCCTGTATAAACTGTTCCTTTTTAAGAGCAATGGTTTTCTCCAGGCCATCTTCGGCTAAGAAGTAACCGATGCCTCTTTTGTTATAGATAATGCCTTTGTCCTGGAGGTAATTAAATGTTCTCATTGTGGTATTGGGGTTAACTTCAAATTCAACTGCCATATCTCTAATAGATGGGATCTTGTCGCCGCTGTCCCACTTTTTCTGTAATATATTTTCGAAGAATCTATCTGCTATCTGAAGATAGATTGCCTGGTTTTCCTTGAATTCCATACTTACACCTGCCTTTCTTTTAATTTGAAATAAGATACTACTAATAGAAATGGAGCCAGCAGATACCAGAAGATAAAGGGAATAACTTTCGTGAAGATAAATTCAGCCGTTTCCTTGAACTCTCCTGTTGGGCCAACCTTTACGCCTCTGTTACCGAACAACAGGTAGCCTAACCCGCCACTGTATGCAGCTAAAGCCATTCCTACAACAAT contains these protein-coding regions:
- a CDS encoding DUF1599 domain-containing protein produces the protein MISQTLQEYNRVVNRCKDTFVKKTKDYGTAWRVLRLPSITDQIFIKAQRIRSIQEKGVQLVEDDISSEFVGIINYCIIALMQLELQENPELTLPAEEVERLYTKHIEANIQLLNAKNHDYGEAWRDMRVSSITDIILMKLYRTKQIEDNQGQTLISEGVDANYRDMINYAAFCLIKLGFAE
- the folP gene encoding dihydropteroate synthase, producing the protein MNPKDKLFQKKSTLNSRGNILSLDTPLVMGILNTTPDSFYSGSRLGSINEVLERAASMLADGADILDIGGYSSRPGAADVPVEEELARVIPATEAILKEFPDTIISIDTFRARVAAEAVKAGAAVINDISGGTLDEAMFETIAQLQVPYILMHMRGTPQTMASLANYDDVVLEVTDELQVKVAKLKQLGVKDIILDPGFGFAKTIDHNFKLLNRLEELRVLELPLLVGVSRKSMTYKFLGIDQSEALAGTIALNTMALMKGADILRVHDVKETKQTIELYKKTTL
- the cdaA gene encoding diadenylate cyclase CdaA, whose translation is MIPLFAIGFLEIELLDIIDILLVTVLLYQLYKLLTGSVALKIFLGLLSIYLLYLVVRAAGMELLSIILGQFMGVGVLAAIIVFQPEIRRFLLLIGKTTAFNNDRFFRGFPWRREQAEKLSLTPFIEAAKTLAGKNTGALIVFAKSSELKYYAESGDLIDAVISKRLLMSIFNKTSPLHDGAVIISGNRIKAARCILPVTENNDIPASMGLRHRAAIGLTEVTDSIVLVVSEETGQIALVRNGEVFRNLSSADLRLKLNQFLFDTEQKPAASSSTEKSINAA
- the hemB gene encoding porphobilinogen synthase, which codes for MTRRPRRNRQSEVIRNMVQENNLTMNDFILPVFIVEGQNQRIEIASMPGVNRFSIDTLLEEINSCVELGIKAFAPFGAIPENLKDKMATESHNPEGLYVRAIREIKKNFPDVVLMTDVAMDPYSSDGHDGIVMNGEILNDETLEVLGKMALAQAQAGADIVGPSDMMDGRVGHIRKVLDVNGFQKVGIMSYTAKYASAFYGPFRDALDSAPKSGDKKTYQMNTANSREALIEAALDTEEGADYLMVKPALSYLDIIKLLRDNSNLPIAAYNISGEYAMVKAAAQKGWIDGEKAMVEILMSIKRAGADIILTYFAKEFAQYLRK
- a CDS encoding pentapeptide repeat-containing protein; the protein is MKKSLYLLLAFALLPLLSMAQTKVNASEVLDKINRGEAVSYRDAEIIGDLNMTRLENMKLKKKGSNEYISTVVAPVSFVNCTFRGDVLAYENSGSGSFNLLGNSSDEVYNTDFEKEVRFENCEFKKKSALKYSHFNGTASFAGSRFAEEALFKYSKFSGSINFSKVRFNNYANFKYVTFPVAVNFNQATFGSEADFKYAKFPEGVDFGNAAFNGMANFKYAEIADPINLKGASFKGGDDFKYTKINNRSVTLSYLLEKSR
- a CDS encoding GntR family transcriptional regulator, whose product is MEFKENQAIYLQIADRFFENILQKKWDSGDKIPSIRDMAVEFEVNPNTTMRTFNYLQDKGIIYNKRGIGYFLAEDGLEKTIALKKEQFIQEELPVFFRTMQLLGLTIEDLKKYAQAWSNEGAV